The genomic segment TCCGCAGGACCAGACGCCCAGACCCGCCCCTTCAAAGCCGGCCAAGCCTCCCACGGGAAAGCCCTACGAGGTCTTCGGACAGACCTACCATCCTCTGACCGACGCCTCGGGCTACTCCGAAACAGGGGTGGCCTCCTGGTACGGGCCCAAGTTTCACGGCAAGCGTACTGCCAGCGGGGAAGTCTTCAACATGTACGAGCCGAGTTGTGCCCATCGCGTCCTGCCCATGCAGACCAAGGTCCATGTCACCAATCTTGAGAACGGAAAGACCATCATAGTCCGGGTCAACGATCGTGGCCCCTTCGCCAAGAACCGGATCATTGATCTTTCCTACGAGGCCGCCAGGCAATTGGAGATGATCGGTCCGGGAACGGCCCGAGTCAGCGTCAGAGCCGAGGGCAGATGGCCGCACGGAATCCCCGGAACCTTCTATGTTCAGGTCGGATCCTTCTCTATAAGGGCCAATGCCGGAAACTTGCGCGAGAGGCTAGCTGCCCTCGGATACTCCAGGGCCAGAATGGTCCAGGTCGTAATCGACGGGCAGACTCTCTACCGGGTCCAGGCCGGTGTGTTCACCACCCTGGAGGAAGCCGAACGGGCCAGAAATCGCCTGATGGAGATTTCCCCGTCCAGCTTCGTCATAGCGGATTGAGTTCGTTTCTGAACTTACGGGAGATGCGAAAGACCACCACCTTGCGGGGAGGCAGGGTGATGGTTTCGCTCGTCTGGGGATTCCGCCCCTTGCGGGCGTTCTTGTCGTAGGCCTCGAACTTTCCAAAGCCGCTGCTCAACAGGGCGTGGTCTTTCTTGATGGCCTTTTTAATCAGATCGAGAAGACCTTCGACCAGGGTTTTGACCTCGGCTCGGTTCTTGGTATCCAAGGTGTCATAGATGGTGTCCACGATGTCGGCCTTGGTCAGCGTCTTGGGTTCGGTCATGACTTCCTCCTTCTCGAGGGGAAACGTTTTGCTATCCCCCCAAATTCATTATTGAACGAATCTGGCACGGAAGAGAACCCATGTCAACGGCCAAAATCGACCGATCACAGACCG from the Deltaproteobacteria bacterium genome contains:
- a CDS encoding integration host factor subunit alpha — encoded protein: MTEPKTLTKADIVDTIYDTLDTKNRAEVKTLVEGLLDLIKKAIKKDHALLSSGFGKFEAYDKNARKGRNPQTSETITLPPRKVVVFRISRKFRNELNPL
- a CDS encoding septal ring lytic transglycosylase RlpA family protein, encoding MKTFRTTAWPAALIALFVLALFGAGCAKKQAPPTYRSPEKPRLVPQICPPQDQTPRPAPSKPAKPPTGKPYEVFGQTYHPLTDASGYSETGVASWYGPKFHGKRTASGEVFNMYEPSCAHRVLPMQTKVHVTNLENGKTIIVRVNDRGPFAKNRIIDLSYEAARQLEMIGPGTARVSVRAEGRWPHGIPGTFYVQVGSFSIRANAGNLRERLAALGYSRARMVQVVIDGQTLYRVQAGVFTTLEEAERARNRLMEISPSSFVIAD